From a single Pseudomonadota bacterium genomic region:
- the nusG gene encoding transcription termination/antitermination protein NusG, producing MVQVYSGYEAKVKVSLEERIRQANLQDAFGEVLIPKENVQEARPGGRRVMSKTFYPGYIFVQMLMSDEAWHVVRDTPKVSGFVGGRRPRPVPPPEIQAVVQQVAEGAAKPKPRVMFEAGDHVRVIDGAFANFTGTVEEVKPEKQKVRVLVSIFGRATPVELDYGQVEKTA from the coding sequence GTGGTGCAGGTCTACTCAGGCTACGAGGCCAAGGTCAAAGTGTCGCTCGAGGAGCGAATTCGGCAGGCGAACCTACAAGATGCCTTCGGAGAGGTGCTGATACCGAAGGAGAACGTCCAGGAGGCGCGTCCCGGCGGCCGCCGGGTGATGAGCAAGACGTTCTATCCCGGCTACATTTTCGTGCAGATGCTGATGAGCGACGAAGCATGGCATGTCGTGCGCGACACTCCCAAGGTAAGCGGCTTCGTCGGAGGCCGACGTCCCCGTCCGGTGCCTCCGCCGGAGATCCAGGCAGTGGTCCAGCAGGTGGCAGAAGGGGCTGCCAAGCCGAAACCACGGGTGATGTTCGAAGCGGGCGACCACGTTCGGGTCATTGACGGCGCGTTTGCGAATTTTACCGGCACGGTGGAAGAAGTGAAACCGGAGAAGCAGAAGGTGCGTGTGCTCGTCTCCATCTTTGGTCGCGCCACCCCGGTCGAGTTGGATTATGGCCAGGTTGAAAAGACGGCGTGA
- the secE gene encoding preprotein translocase subunit SecE, with protein sequence MTQPDARRGGSRPEARTLGLLRWVQLAFMAAGAGLFWLLDKAITPIWRLFQEPNATVVSAVSLVAAAAVVGASYRNPRLNQLTHEVAGELSKVTWPSKQETSTSTVVVIITSLIAAAILGAFDAVWSAITDLIYKV encoded by the coding sequence GGCGGCTCCAGGCCGGAAGCCCGAACGCTTGGTCTGCTGCGCTGGGTCCAGCTTGCCTTCATGGCCGCGGGCGCGGGGCTATTCTGGTTGCTGGACAAGGCGATCACACCGATCTGGCGGCTGTTCCAGGAGCCGAACGCCACCGTGGTGTCGGCGGTTTCGCTCGTGGCAGCGGCCGCCGTCGTGGGAGCGTCGTACCGAAACCCGCGGCTCAACCAGCTCACGCACGAGGTCGCGGGCGAGCTTTCCAAGGTCACCTGGCCGAGCAAGCAGGAGACGTCGACTTCGACGGTGGTAGTGATCATCACGTCGCTAATCGCAGCCGCGATTCTCGGCGCATTCGATGCGGTATGGTCGGCGATTACCGACCTTATCTACAAGGTATGA
- the rplK gene encoding 50S ribosomal protein L11, giving the protein MKKKVIGQIKLQLPAGQANPSPPVGPALGQHGVNIMAFCKEFNARTQKDAGLTIPVVITVFSDRSFSFITKTPPVSVLIKQELGLKLGKKPGSGSSRPNKDKVGRITQAQLRTIAQSKIQDTNAASIDSCMRSIAGTALSMGVEVVD; this is encoded by the coding sequence ATGAAGAAGAAGGTCATCGGCCAGATCAAGCTGCAGCTTCCCGCGGGCCAAGCCAACCCATCTCCGCCGGTGGGTCCAGCGCTGGGCCAGCACGGCGTGAACATCATGGCCTTCTGCAAGGAGTTCAACGCCAGGACCCAGAAGGATGCGGGGCTTACGATCCCTGTCGTGATCACCGTGTTTTCGGACCGATCGTTCAGCTTCATCACCAAGACGCCGCCCGTGTCGGTCCTGATCAAGCAGGAGCTTGGGCTGAAGCTGGGCAAGAAACCCGGCTCGGGCTCGTCGCGGCCAAACAAAGACAAGGTTGGGCGCATCACCCAGGCGCAGCTGCGAACGATCGCACAGAGCAAGATCCAGGATACCAACGCCGCGAGCATCGACTCGTGCATGCGTAGTATCGCCGGAACGGCGTTGTCGATGGGGGTGGAGGTTGTCGACTAG